The following coding sequences lie in one Niabella agricola genomic window:
- a CDS encoding sigma-70 family RNA polymerase sigma factor encodes MTSFKRLTDTETIRRVLEGETALYEILIRRYNPYLYKIGRSYNYNHQDTQDLMQDTFIDAYKNLAQFEGRSEFKTWIIRIMMHNCYRKQRKAGFKNEIATDINDNAIPMFTGFDNDTGKMVQNSELGRVIEEALGRLPFDYRIVFSLREMSGLNVSETAGLLAISEANVKVRLSRAKAMLKHEIEKMYAPSEIFEFNLVYCDVIVANVMKKVNTL; translated from the coding sequence ATGACTTCATTTAAACGGCTTACAGATACAGAAACGATCCGGCGGGTGCTGGAAGGCGAAACGGCACTTTACGAAATCCTGATCCGGCGGTACAATCCGTACCTCTATAAGATCGGCCGATCCTATAACTATAATCATCAGGATACGCAGGACCTGATGCAGGACACCTTTATCGACGCCTACAAAAATTTAGCGCAGTTTGAAGGGCGATCCGAGTTTAAGACCTGGATCATCCGGATCATGATGCATAACTGTTACCGGAAGCAACGCAAGGCCGGGTTTAAAAATGAGATCGCAACGGATATCAATGATAATGCAATACCCATGTTTACAGGTTTTGATAACGATACAGGAAAAATGGTTCAAAACAGCGAATTGGGCCGGGTAATTGAAGAAGCGCTTGGCCGGCTGCCGTTCGATTATCGTATTGTATTTTCTCTTAGGGAAATGAGCGGCTTAAACGTATCCGAAACCGCTGGTTTGCTTGCAATCTCCGAGGCCAATGTAAAAGTGCGGCTGAGCCGGGCAAAGGCAATGCTGAAGCATGAAATCGAGAAAATGTATGCACCTTCTGAAATCTTCGAATTTAACCTGGTTTATTGCGACGTGATCGTTGCAAATGTTATGAAAAAAGTCAACACACTTTAA
- a CDS encoding YceH family protein — MSNELTESKSLPVLDAEEIRVLGALMEKSKATPEYYPMTLNGLTAACNQKTARYPVVNYDEQTVTLVLDRLKRKNLAATVTGGSSRVVKYRHTIALNYQFTPDELAVLCLLFLRGPLTPGEINSSSGRLYEFDDLAEVQSVLEKLSTAATPYVRQLSRQPGQKEARYMHLFADEALLETYTAETTAPPAAASNSHLEERLQVVERELAALKEAFEKLMKEWTG; from the coding sequence ATGAGCAACGAATTAACTGAATCGAAATCATTACCGGTGCTGGATGCCGAAGAAATCCGCGTGCTGGGGGCCCTGATGGAAAAATCAAAGGCCACGCCGGAGTATTATCCCATGACCTTAAACGGACTAACCGCCGCCTGTAACCAGAAAACAGCGCGTTATCCCGTTGTGAATTATGATGAGCAAACCGTTACCCTGGTCCTGGACCGGTTAAAACGGAAAAACCTGGCGGCAACCGTTACCGGGGGCAGCAGCCGGGTGGTTAAATACCGGCATACCATTGCCCTCAATTATCAGTTTACACCGGATGAGCTGGCGGTGCTCTGCCTGCTCTTTCTGAGAGGACCGCTCACCCCCGGCGAAATCAACAGCAGCTCCGGCCGGCTATATGAATTTGATGACCTGGCCGAGGTGCAATCCGTATTGGAAAAATTATCTACCGCAGCAACGCCTTATGTACGGCAGTTATCCCGGCAGCCGGGACAAAAAGAAGCCCGTTATATGCATTTATTTGCGGATGAAGCGCTACTGGAAACCTATACAGCGGAAACTACAGCACCTCCTGCAGCAGCTTCCAACAGCCACCTTGAAGAACGGCTGCAGGTGGTGGAGCGGGAACTGGCTGCATTAAAAGAAGCTTTTGAAAAACTGATGAAGGAATGGACCGGATAA
- a CDS encoding S41 family peptidase, with protein sequence MIRRYNNLLLFVLVLLLGAGIGYNLHTSHRAVVIPGDVLKIISHHYTDTVDVSDLERIALNKMATRLNGVAVTTGRASGTGAIDSEQPVITVVKTEPRTAYIELSPLAKGAYTVFVKKLERIKSEGVNRITLDLRGVRGTSFDDAIEIADEFLEGDKRITSLKRAHEREKIYRAKRAGMFETGALTVLVDSLTGAAGKLLCAALRDWKRAQITGSHFTDSAIEMKRFSVGKHYELLLPTGRYYAPLGEKL encoded by the coding sequence ATGATCCGCCGTTACAATAATCTGCTGCTCTTTGTCCTCGTGCTGCTTTTAGGTGCAGGTATCGGATATAACCTGCATACGAGCCACCGCGCTGTGGTTATTCCCGGCGATGTGTTGAAGATTATCAGCCACCATTATACCGACACAGTGGACGTGTCAGATCTGGAACGGATTGCACTTAATAAGATGGCGACCCGGCTCAATGGTGTTGCAGTTACTACAGGACGGGCCTCCGGCACTGGTGCCATAGATAGTGAACAGCCGGTGATCACGGTTGTAAAAACAGAACCGCGGACAGCTTATATAGAGTTGTCACCGCTTGCTAAAGGAGCCTATACAGTTTTTGTAAAAAAACTGGAAAGAATCAAATCCGAAGGCGTTAACAGGATTACGTTGGATCTGAGAGGCGTACGCGGCACTTCATTTGACGATGCCATAGAAATTGCTGATGAGTTTTTGGAAGGGGATAAGCGCATCACTTCTTTAAAACGGGCACATGAGCGAGAAAAGATATACCGGGCGAAAAGAGCAGGCATGTTTGAAACAGGAGCGTTAACCGTGCTGGTAGATAGTCTTACCGGCGCCGCCGGTAAACTGCTCTGCGCGGCACTTCGCGACTGGAAGCGGGCACAAATAACGGGCAGCCATTTTACAGATTCTGCTATTGAAATGAAACGGTTCTCTGTTGGGAAACATTATGAGCTGTTGCTGCCTACCGGAAGATATTATGCGCCACTGGGTGAAAAGTTGTAA
- a CDS encoding CehA/McbA family metallohydrolase domain-containing protein — protein MQQALNKTTLLVLLFAALAVGAQPAIDLGGLQKNGAQVHADKNHIMIQWPAGKAGMVKMILDRNPARPLFHSIQVGKANTFTEVVKELDPVFILREGKRTLSPSSGGWDVFFDKVPTRPYTTELVECSNRNGAVSSEGSRTIVKIGALKAGSFSGHLEITIYNGSPLFNIAAVVSTAKDSTAILYDAGLVHKNETWKRVAWADVNDRMQYQETGLQDTAQNLEVKYRTIIGQTAAGSCAIFPAPHQYFYPLDEAFNLKFTWQGRNYLNKVPGFGIGIRQDPLGDRRYVPWFNAPPGTFQRLNFFCLVSTDPPAAILESVKKFTNNDQFVALPGYKTMASHFHNEFIMQVALSGKPVPEKPEFTEVLKRTGINIVKLAEFHGVGHPKGPDSLRLKELHALFTQTKRLSDTSFLLLPGEEVNNFYGGHWLALFPKPVYWVMSKKNDTPFLSQDPVYGKVYHVGTKEEMLRLLQLERGLAWVAHARTKASTGYPDQYREADFFKSDTYLGAAWKAIPADLSWTTLSKRVLHLMDDMANWGLKKYVLSESDIFTITRQNEMYAHLNINYLKLKKLPRYDQGWQPVLDVLRNGRFFVSTGEVLIPSFHINGKESGDTLKLNATGKATISIQLRWTFPLRHAEIVSGDGKQVFRTPIPLNHTLPFGKQTFRWPVQLENRKWVRVEVWDVAANGAFTQPVWLQ, from the coding sequence ATGCAACAAGCCTTAAACAAGACCACGCTTCTGGTGCTGCTCTTTGCTGCACTGGCTGTGGGCGCACAGCCAGCTATTGACCTGGGCGGCCTTCAGAAAAACGGCGCACAGGTGCATGCTGACAAAAACCATATTATGATTCAATGGCCCGCAGGAAAGGCTGGTATGGTAAAAATGATCCTGGACCGTAACCCGGCGCGCCCCCTTTTTCACAGCATACAGGTAGGTAAAGCCAACACGTTTACCGAGGTGGTAAAGGAGCTGGATCCCGTATTTATCCTTCGGGAAGGCAAAAGAACCCTGAGCCCTTCCAGTGGCGGCTGGGATGTTTTTTTTGACAAAGTGCCCACGCGGCCGTATACGACCGAACTGGTGGAATGCAGCAACCGCAATGGTGCTGTATCCAGTGAAGGGTCCCGTACCATTGTAAAGATCGGTGCGCTGAAGGCCGGTTCCTTTTCCGGTCACTTAGAGATCACCATCTACAACGGAAGTCCCCTGTTCAATATTGCTGCCGTGGTATCCACCGCAAAGGATTCAACCGCTATTTTATATGACGCGGGGCTGGTTCATAAAAACGAAACCTGGAAGAGGGTTGCCTGGGCCGATGTCAATGACCGGATGCAATACCAGGAAACCGGTCTGCAGGACACTGCACAAAACCTGGAAGTAAAATACCGGACCATTATCGGCCAGACGGCTGCGGGCAGTTGTGCCATATTCCCGGCGCCGCACCAATATTTTTACCCGCTTGATGAAGCCTTTAATTTAAAATTCACCTGGCAGGGTCGCAATTATTTAAACAAGGTTCCGGGTTTCGGGATCGGTATCCGTCAGGATCCACTGGGCGACCGGCGTTATGTGCCCTGGTTTAATGCCCCACCCGGCACTTTTCAGCGGCTGAACTTTTTTTGCCTGGTAAGCACAGACCCGCCGGCAGCCATCCTGGAATCCGTAAAGAAATTTACGAACAATGATCAGTTTGTTGCCCTGCCCGGCTATAAAACAATGGCCAGTCATTTTCACAACGAGTTTATCATGCAGGTGGCCTTGAGCGGGAAACCAGTTCCGGAAAAACCCGAATTTACCGAAGTACTGAAGCGCACAGGAATCAACATCGTGAAGCTGGCAGAATTTCACGGTGTGGGGCATCCCAAGGGACCGGATTCCCTCCGGCTGAAAGAACTGCATGCATTGTTTACACAAACCAAGCGGCTTTCAGACACCAGTTTTCTGCTGCTGCCGGGCGAAGAGGTCAATAACTTTTATGGTGGTCATTGGCTGGCCTTGTTTCCCAAACCGGTGTACTGGGTCATGTCGAAGAAAAACGATACGCCGTTTCTTTCCCAGGACCCCGTATATGGCAAGGTATATCATGTGGGGACAAAAGAAGAAATGCTCCGCCTTCTTCAGCTGGAGCGGGGCCTCGCCTGGGTAGCGCATGCCCGTACCAAAGCATCGACGGGCTACCCGGACCAATACCGGGAAGCCGATTTCTTTAAATCAGACACCTACCTGGGCGCCGCCTGGAAGGCTATACCCGCCGATCTTTCGTGGACAACGCTCAGCAAGCGCGTGCTTCATCTTATGGATGATATGGCCAACTGGGGATTGAAAAAATACGTGCTCAGCGAATCTGACATTTTCACTATCACCCGGCAAAACGAGATGTATGCGCATTTGAATATCAACTATCTTAAACTAAAAAAACTTCCCCGGTATGATCAAGGCTGGCAACCCGTTCTGGATGTGTTGCGCAACGGCCGTTTTTTTGTATCCACCGGAGAAGTCCTGATTCCTTCTTTTCACATTAACGGAAAGGAATCAGGTGATACGCTAAAACTGAACGCAACGGGCAAGGCTACAATCTCCATCCAGCTTCGCTGGACCTTCCCGCTCCGGCACGCGGAAATCGTTTCAGGAGATGGAAAACAGGTTTTTCGCACGCCCATTCCTTTAAATCATACCCTGCCCTTTGGCAAACAAACCTTCCGCTGGCCGGTGCAACTTGAAAACCGGAAATGGGTGCGCGTGGAAGTATGGGACGTGGCCGCCAACGGTGCCTTTACGCAACCGGTATGGCTGCAATAG
- a CDS encoding family 20 glycosylhydrolase yields the protein MKKIIRLWLVACMLYTGLLSGHRAAGQTYKDFPWKELPVRGLMLNIPQRADVEMLCRFIKEALPKEGVNTLALRIEWWYQFESHPELAATGALSRAELQQIARSCKEANIRMVPMMNLLGHQSEQTELLPLLAKYPQFDESPDLNPPVPWKYGNWYDFYHKSLCPAHPDLLKIIFPLMDELIEVCGAADFHVGLDEAWIIGYEKCPRCGGRDKAEILAEYIRKLHAHLQEKKCRMWMWSDRLIDGKTTNLLGWQASMNNTHRAIDMIPKDIMITDWKYENAPPTPAYFAIKGFDVLASACADTASALAQLEQIYAARKDGTRAEFAQTLAGRMQGVLETTWISTAEFIRAYYGRQPYSAGAAANITTFKNLFRVIRQTGR from the coding sequence ATGAAAAAAATAATACGATTATGGTTAGTGGCCTGTATGCTGTATACAGGCCTGCTTTCCGGGCACCGGGCTGCTGGGCAAACGTATAAGGATTTTCCCTGGAAAGAACTTCCGGTAAGGGGGTTGATGCTAAACATACCACAGCGGGCAGATGTGGAAATGCTGTGCCGTTTTATAAAAGAGGCGCTGCCGAAAGAAGGCGTCAACACATTAGCGTTGCGCATTGAATGGTGGTACCAGTTTGAATCGCATCCCGAACTTGCCGCAACAGGCGCGCTGTCCAGGGCCGAACTGCAGCAGATTGCCCGTTCCTGTAAAGAAGCCAATATCCGTATGGTGCCCATGATGAACCTGCTGGGGCATCAGTCGGAGCAAACCGAGCTGTTGCCGTTGCTGGCAAAGTATCCGCAGTTCGACGAATCGCCGGACCTGAATCCGCCGGTACCCTGGAAGTACGGGAACTGGTACGACTTTTATCATAAGAGCCTCTGCCCGGCACATCCGGATCTGTTAAAGATTATTTTTCCGCTGATGGATGAATTGATTGAAGTATGCGGTGCTGCTGACTTCCATGTTGGGCTGGATGAAGCCTGGATCATTGGGTATGAAAAATGCCCCCGCTGCGGAGGACGGGATAAGGCAGAGATCCTGGCGGAATACATCCGGAAATTACATGCGCACCTGCAGGAAAAAAAATGCCGCATGTGGATGTGGAGCGATCGCCTGATCGATGGAAAAACCACCAACCTGCTGGGATGGCAGGCCAGTATGAACAATACGCACCGGGCGATCGACATGATCCCTAAAGATATTATGATCACCGATTGGAAATATGAAAATGCCCCGCCCACGCCGGCATATTTTGCCATCAAAGGCTTTGATGTGCTGGCCAGTGCCTGCGCAGATACAGCGTCGGCCCTGGCCCAGCTGGAGCAGATCTATGCAGCCCGTAAAGATGGTACCCGGGCGGAATTTGCCCAAACGCTTGCAGGCCGGATGCAGGGGGTGCTCGAAACGACATGGATCAGTACGGCTGAGTTTATCCGGGCCTATTATGGGCGTCAGCCGTATTCTGCCGGTGCCGCTGCTAATATAACAACGTTTAAGAACCTGTTCCGGGTTATTCGTCAAACGGGCAGGTAG
- a CDS encoding IPT/TIG domain-containing protein yields the protein MKPIIKGMVVLLIVMVTACKKETTFEHNGNAPITVDQFTPASGGAGTEVLLYGSNFSRQVSNVNVTVNGVKAYVEGAVEDRILIVIPQKAGSGKIEVTINGRSVASKTDFNYLPSSVVSTLAGTGTAGFADGKGKLASFNFNARCGLDVDADGNVYVADAGNRRVRKIAPDGTVTSIAGNGNYGYKEGKGEEAEFYMPFDVVADPTTGNIYVSDPEAWTVRRITPDGTTSRVCWGEAWGLGIDKRNGMVYYANTSSGAIVQVKPDGSTKDIATGFNYPSDVTVDQQGNLYVVEHGKSVIWKLKADTWEPTLIAGQPGATGLVNGTGSAAKFDFPWAITTDKSNNLYIAGNGTWDGSGSNSNQCIRRIAAGTWEVSTFIGGSTAGFADGTGSAALLYAPTGVAVDKNGVVYVLDRNNQRVRKVITE from the coding sequence ATGAAACCGATTATAAAAGGCATGGTAGTATTGCTGATCGTAATGGTTACCGCCTGTAAAAAAGAAACGACCTTTGAACATAACGGCAATGCACCCATAACGGTAGACCAGTTTACCCCCGCCTCCGGTGGTGCCGGTACCGAAGTGCTGCTTTATGGCTCCAACTTCAGCAGGCAGGTAAGTAACGTGAACGTAACCGTAAATGGCGTAAAAGCTTATGTAGAGGGGGCTGTGGAGGACCGGATCCTGATCGTAATTCCCCAAAAAGCCGGCAGCGGAAAAATAGAAGTTACTATTAACGGGCGCAGTGTGGCCAGCAAAACCGATTTTAACTACCTGCCTTCATCGGTGGTATCAACACTGGCAGGCACCGGTACTGCCGGGTTTGCTGATGGTAAGGGCAAGCTGGCATCCTTTAATTTTAATGCGCGCTGCGGTCTGGATGTGGATGCAGACGGGAATGTATATGTGGCCGATGCGGGTAACCGGCGCGTGCGCAAAATTGCCCCGGATGGAACGGTAACATCCATCGCCGGCAATGGTAATTATGGATACAAAGAGGGAAAAGGTGAGGAAGCCGAGTTCTACATGCCGTTTGACGTGGTTGCCGATCCCACTACCGGTAATATTTATGTATCCGATCCGGAGGCCTGGACGGTGCGCCGGATCACACCGGACGGAACCACTTCAAGGGTTTGCTGGGGTGAGGCCTGGGGACTGGGTATTGATAAACGCAATGGCATGGTCTATTATGCCAATACCTCTTCCGGGGCCATTGTACAGGTTAAACCCGATGGAAGCACAAAGGATATTGCCACCGGGTTTAACTATCCTTCGGATGTAACGGTTGACCAGCAGGGCAACCTCTATGTGGTGGAACATGGAAAATCGGTGATCTGGAAGCTGAAAGCGGACACCTGGGAACCTACGCTGATCGCCGGCCAGCCGGGTGCTACAGGTCTGGTAAACGGGACAGGCTCCGCGGCAAAATTTGATTTTCCCTGGGCGATTACGACAGACAAGAGTAATAATCTTTATATCGCCGGCAACGGTACCTGGGATGGATCGGGCAGCAACAGCAACCAATGCATCCGCCGTATTGCTGCAGGTACCTGGGAAGTGAGCACATTTATCGGCGGAAGTACCGCGGGCTTTGCCGACGGTACAGGCAGCGCAGCATTGCTCTATGCACCCACCGGCGTGGCTGTTGATAAAAACGGAGTGGTATATGTACTGGATCGCAACAACCAACGGGTGCGGAAGGTTATAACGGAGTAA
- a CDS encoding RagB/SusD family nutrient uptake outer membrane protein — MKMIFFRTVFLFLLLLGGSCSKNYLDRKPSDLITGKEVFNNIENAEKFVNVIYDNLPNIFKPASPWMLSSATDETNQAADNSVSYPDAGNFNTGAMSPSNFPLADQWGSFYAKIRACNIFLENFELVPEDVNYPGRRNRLRGEALALRAFYYFELMVRWGGVPLILKEQNPFENPDQIFYKRNTIDEVTASILKDLQEAEPLLPLTYAERPANWGRVSKMVVLALRSRVLLFYASPLFNPSNDRNRWTQAAQAGKVALDSALSGGYTLHTNYSEIFTQYLNREVIWSRPAPGAYRDGGIDQEMNPRGSNGYGNINPLQELVDDYEMKQTGLSIKEAASGYNPQKPYEGRDPRFYATILYPGASWKGRTLDPNGADVPRSGQIASNYWPRKYLLESVNLFTNTGAADRKWVLIRTAELYLNYAEALNEAGGAAIESRNALNAVRHRVGMPDYAGSTTDALRAAIRHERRIELALEDHRFWDVRRWKIAEITDNREVHGVAINGSGNSTYTYPVLEKRVFDAAKNYWLPIPQHEIDKVSGRNPEFTQNPGW; from the coding sequence ATGAAAATGATATTTTTCCGAACCGTCTTTTTGTTCCTGCTGCTGTTGGGAGGCTCCTGCAGCAAAAACTACCTGGATCGAAAGCCCAGCGATCTGATCACGGGTAAGGAAGTATTCAATAATATTGAAAATGCAGAGAAGTTTGTAAATGTGATTTATGACAACCTGCCCAATATTTTTAAACCCGCTTCTCCCTGGATGCTGAGCAGCGCTACAGATGAAACCAACCAGGCGGCAGACAATTCCGTTTCTTACCCGGACGCGGGAAACTTTAATACCGGTGCCATGAGCCCATCCAACTTTCCGCTGGCCGATCAATGGGGGAGCTTCTATGCCAAGATACGGGCCTGCAATATTTTCCTGGAAAATTTTGAACTGGTGCCGGAAGATGTGAACTATCCCGGTCGCCGTAACCGCCTTCGCGGTGAAGCCCTGGCCCTACGCGCCTTTTACTATTTTGAGCTCATGGTCCGCTGGGGCGGTGTGCCCCTGATCCTGAAAGAACAGAACCCGTTTGAGAATCCCGATCAGATCTTCTATAAACGCAACACCATCGACGAGGTTACAGCCAGTATTCTTAAAGATCTACAGGAAGCCGAACCCCTGTTGCCCCTTACTTATGCAGAACGGCCGGCCAACTGGGGCCGCGTGTCTAAGATGGTGGTGCTGGCGCTCCGCAGCCGGGTATTGCTGTTTTATGCCAGCCCCTTGTTTAACCCTTCAAACGACCGCAACCGCTGGACGCAGGCCGCGCAGGCTGGTAAGGTAGCGCTTGATTCAGCGTTAAGCGGCGGCTATACATTGCACACCAACTATAGTGAGATCTTTACCCAGTATCTCAATCGCGAAGTAATATGGAGCCGTCCTGCACCCGGAGCTTACCGCGATGGCGGCATCGACCAGGAAATGAATCCGAGAGGATCGAACGGATATGGGAACATCAACCCGCTGCAGGAACTGGTAGATGATTATGAAATGAAACAGACCGGGTTGTCCATTAAAGAAGCGGCTTCCGGGTACAATCCGCAAAAGCCCTATGAAGGCCGGGATCCCCGCTTTTATGCTACCATCCTTTACCCCGGTGCCAGCTGGAAAGGCCGTACACTGGATCCGAACGGTGCCGACGTGCCCCGGTCCGGGCAAATAGCTTCCAATTACTGGCCCCGCAAATACCTGCTGGAATCCGTGAACCTGTTTACCAATACCGGCGCGGCCGATCGCAAATGGGTACTGATCCGTACAGCAGAGCTGTACCTGAATTATGCCGAAGCGCTCAATGAAGCCGGCGGCGCTGCTATAGAAAGCCGCAACGCGCTCAACGCTGTGCGCCACAGGGTGGGTATGCCCGATTATGCAGGCAGCACAACGGACGCGCTGCGGGCGGCCATCCGGCATGAGCGCCGCATTGAACTCGCATTGGAAGATCACCGGTTCTGGGACGTACGGCGCTGGAAGATCGCTGAAATAACAGATAACCGGGAGGTGCATGGGGTAGCAATAAACGGTTCGGGAAACAGTACCTACACTTACCCGGTACTTGAAAAACGGGTTTTTGACGCCGCTAAAAATTACTGGCTGCCCATACCCCAACATGAAATTGATAAGGTAAGCGGACGCAATCCTGAATTTACACAGAACCCCGGCTGGTAA